A window of Kribbella voronezhensis genomic DNA:
CTGGCCCAACCATCACATCCCGCTTAGAGGCAGGCGTGCGGATCAAAAAGAGCGCTGGCTGAGTTACTACGCAAATCAGTCCGAAGCGATGTTGCGGGTGACGCCTCGAAAGAAGCCTCATCGCTCCCCAAAGCAATCACCTTGACCATCCGAAGCCATCAGGGTCCTCCCGCGATGTCTTCAATTCCCACCCCGAGGGTTCGGACCGGATGGACTCGTTCCACGCGGAATGCCGCTAGGTCTCCTTCATAGGGATGGACTGACGATCTCGGTGCATGATCGCACCGAGCTACTCCTGGCGGACAACCAGCCACCAGCCTAGTTCTGACGCCTCACTGTCTGGTTGCAAACGCCCGATAGCGCCACCTTTGGCATTTCGATGCGTCGGAGGCCGAGGCGCTGTACCGTCGTGTCATGGCTGACCAAGTCTCAATCGACATGCGAGGACCCCACTCCCGCATGGATGCCGAGGCTGTCGTTGAAACACTCGATCAGTTACTCAAGACGATCGTTGAGCTGGAGGTTGCCCAGGTTCGCGGTGCACTGAAGGCCCCGCGTAGTCGGTGGCGCTTCACAAACCTCGGGCTCGGCAGCCTGCACGCAACCCTCGCGCCGCTGAAAGTCGAGGAATCCTCCAGTGAGGCGATCCTCGATGTTGCCGCCCTCAGATTGGTGAAAGGATTTGCGGTTGCCGAGACGGAGGATGTCATTCCGGAGGGATGGACGCCTACCGCAGTACGGCGTGGTCGAACCCTCGCGAATGGCTTGAAGCACCACCTGCCTGACGGTGTCACCTTGACCCTTGTGCGGAACGGAGAGCCAGTGCCCGACGTCCCGACGGCTCGTGTCACGTCCGAGGTCGCCGTCCACCTAAAGAACGCTCTGGACGTTCGGCAGGAGAGTATCGGCTCAGTCGTGGGCATGATCGGGTCGATCAACATCCACCGCCGAAGTGTCGCGGGCCTGTGGCCGGAGCGAGGGGGCTCACGCCTGGAGGTCACGTTCAACGCCGAGGACCTTGACGCGGTGCGCGCTGCACTTGGGCAGCGTGTTTTGGTTGCTGGCAGGCTCAAGCGAAACGGCGCCGGCCAGATCGTCCGCCTGGACATGCGGACCCTTGAGCTACTGCCCACGGACCACGAGAGCCTCCGTGAGCTGTACGGTCTCGATCGAGAACTCACCGATGGGCTCAGCTCGCTTGAGTATCTGAGGACAGTCAGTGACAAGCCCTGATAGGCCGAGTGCGGTCTACCTTGACTCATCCGCATTCATTGCCGCCATATTGGCGGAGCACGGTTCAGAGCCGATCATTGACCTGCTCGAGAAGGTCGAGCAAGGTTCCATCACCTTAGTAGCGGCCACAGCATCACTGGTGGAGGTTCGCGGCGGAGGCTTATCGCGGCCCGCCGACCCCGCTGTAGATGCGGCAATCCTTAGCCGCCTACTGGGCCCGAACGTACTTCTCGTGGAACTCGATCGAGTAACGGCGTTGAAGGCGCGCGCGCTGGCCCAGAAATACCGACTCAAGACCTGGGACGCTGTCCACCTCGCATCCGCGATCGTCGGCGGCGCAGAAGTCCTGATGACCCTCGATACCGATTTCCCGCTCGATACAGATGTTGAAGGCGTGTGGGTCTGCAAGCCCTACCAGTTGGGCGGCCATCACCTCTTCAGTCGCGACTGGACTAAGTAGCAACTCCTGAGCGGCGATCTTCCAGAACCGTCCTGGTTCAGGAACCGACGGACCTCCAGGTGATCAGTCGCTACTCCAGGAGCACCTCTTCCGGACGTCTGTTGGTGATCACGGCGCTCTGTCCACTCAAGATGTGGTCGATGCACGCCGGAAGGTCGCCACCGTGGTCGTCGCGAGCGATGGCTAGCAGCTGCCGAGCCAGATGCATCCCGTTAATGAGAACGATTGGATACTGGTCCTCAACCATCTCCAACTGCGCTGGTTCGGAGTACAAGCCGGTTGTTACATAGACGCCAATCCAGCCTCGGCGCAGACGGGCGACAACCCGCGCGATCTCTTCGGCAGAGACTGCACTACTGGGTTTAATGCACTTGGCCTGCCCCAGGACCACCAGGCTGGTTCCCGCCAGACCGCTGCCGATATCCAACCGACCAACGAAGTCTGCACCACCGTCGCCTGAGCGTCGGGTGAGCCATCCTTCGACGTAGCTGTGCCCGGACCCCCTCAGAACGCCAGCAGCTACTGCAGATGCCAAGGCTTCGAAGTCGTGCTTCCGCCCGTCGAATCGTTCGTAGATTGTCTGGAGCGCAGCAG
This region includes:
- a CDS encoding type II toxin-antitoxin system VapC family toxin, whose translation is MTSPDRPSAVYLDSSAFIAAILAEHGSEPIIDLLEKVEQGSITLVAATASLVEVRGGGLSRPADPAVDAAILSRLLGPNVLLVELDRVTALKARALAQKYRLKTWDAVHLASAIVGGAEVLMTLDTDFPLDTDVEGVWVCKPYQLGGHHLFSRDWTK